A portion of the Laspinema palackyanum D2c genome contains these proteins:
- a CDS encoding potassium channel family protein, producing the protein MNLSSLNFFRNLRSDNKQFAVIGLGRFGRAVCDTLHGLGYEVLAIDVDEKKVTQAVSEQIAAHALQLDTTEPSAIQQAGMTDFDTVIVAIGNFLAQSIITTLNLKEAGVKHVVAKASSEIHMKLLNKVGADHVVFPEREMGCALARTITTPSILDRFELDPEHSIVETIVPPTFHGKTIAELELRNRYGLNVLAVSQDEKFEINPPANRRLLGGTVMVVIGSNKAIDRLRP; encoded by the coding sequence GTGAATCTATCCTCTCTGAATTTCTTTCGCAATCTGCGTTCAGACAATAAGCAATTTGCCGTGATCGGGTTAGGGCGCTTCGGTCGCGCCGTCTGTGATACCTTACACGGATTGGGGTATGAAGTGCTCGCTATTGACGTCGATGAGAAAAAAGTCACCCAAGCGGTGAGCGAACAAATTGCAGCACACGCCTTGCAACTGGACACCACCGAACCCTCAGCAATTCAACAGGCAGGAATGACGGATTTCGATACGGTGATTGTCGCCATCGGGAATTTCTTGGCCCAGAGTATTATTACAACCCTTAACCTCAAAGAAGCTGGGGTTAAGCACGTTGTCGCAAAAGCTTCCTCGGAAATTCACATGAAATTGCTCAACAAAGTAGGGGCTGATCATGTGGTATTTCCGGAACGGGAAATGGGTTGTGCTTTGGCGCGTACAATCACCACCCCCAGTATCCTCGATCGCTTTGAACTCGACCCAGAACATAGCATCGTTGAAACTATCGTACCCCCCACATTCCACGGTAAAACCATTGCTGAACTCGAACTTCGCAATCGCTACGGTCTAAATGTCCTAGCCGTTAGTCAAGATGAAAAATTTGAGATTAATCCCCCCGCAAACCGGCGTCTCCTAGGGGGAACAGTGATGGTCGTCATCGGATCCAATAAGGCGATCGATCGGTTGAGACCTTGA
- a CDS encoding sulfite oxidase-like oxidoreductase: MLGKFFKKPSAELGDRVPPGQHLATGFPVLTYGDTPQISCDRYSLKVWGLVEPQTFTWDDLMAMPQQEFTADFHCVTHWSKLDVKWKGIKVLDFMKHLKVDETAICIMEHCYGDYTTNIAIADFLREENFFAHTLFDEPLSPEHGGPLRLVVPHLYAWKSAKWINGLEFLAEEASGFWERNGYHRRGEPWAEERYSY, translated from the coding sequence ATGTTGGGTAAATTCTTTAAAAAACCCTCTGCCGAACTCGGCGATCGCGTTCCCCCCGGACAACATCTGGCGACGGGTTTTCCTGTCCTCACCTATGGGGATACGCCGCAAATTTCTTGCGATCGCTATTCCTTAAAAGTTTGGGGTCTGGTCGAACCTCAAACCTTTACCTGGGATGATCTCATGGCCATGCCCCAACAGGAGTTTACCGCCGATTTTCACTGTGTCACCCACTGGTCTAAACTCGATGTCAAGTGGAAGGGAATCAAAGTCCTCGATTTCATGAAGCACCTCAAGGTCGATGAGACAGCAATTTGCATCATGGAACATTGCTATGGCGATTATACCACCAATATTGCGATCGCCGATTTCCTCCGGGAAGAAAACTTTTTCGCCCATACTCTATTTGATGAACCCCTAAGTCCCGAACATGGCGGACCCCTCCGCCTCGTTGTCCCTCATCTTTACGCTTGGAAAAGTGCCAAATGGATTAACGGTTTAGAATTTTTAGCGGAAGAAGCATCCGGATTCTGGGAACGCAACGGTTACCACCGTCGAGGAGAACCCTGGGCAGAAGAACGCTACAGTTACTAA
- a CDS encoding ribbon-helix-helix domain-containing protein gives MPTKPVTLRLPEELLEAIDEIVVSTSSNRTEVVVKALQQVFSGEVAQPTPTTTAATPATPATPATPATTPDTTLLKRLEDLEVKISSVMDRLDSDVLSRLTKRVSVLEEGLSSSEAPTPVETPSTTKTATKGQKRTSTVKETKASKVSKEPAEPPASKEPAEPPASKEPAEPPASKQSKTKTTTKTPNGRRRQAKTEKKLPAAKETSKTKTIASAPPAEEPTPTKRRTRAKSTPEVTTPAATKNQRGTIEWLTVKQAFEKLGGDASDPESVVSSIDGARSVKLNRFGVLSSADYKTFGLEFRPDRRSRRLPCLRKL, from the coding sequence ATGCCAACCAAACCAGTTACCTTAAGACTACCTGAAGAACTCTTAGAGGCGATCGATGAGATTGTTGTCTCCACCAGTTCCAATCGCACCGAAGTCGTGGTTAAAGCTCTCCAACAAGTCTTTTCCGGAGAAGTAGCTCAACCCACCCCGACGACAACTGCTGCAACCCCTGCAACCCCTGCAACCCCTGCAACCCCTGCAACAACTCCTGATACCACCCTACTAAAACGACTAGAAGACCTAGAGGTAAAAATCTCTAGCGTCATGGATCGTTTAGATTCCGATGTTCTATCCCGTCTAACCAAACGAGTCAGCGTCTTAGAAGAAGGCTTAAGTTCCTCCGAAGCGCCGACCCCGGTCGAGACTCCGAGTACCACAAAAACTGCAACGAAAGGCCAAAAAAGAACCTCCACGGTCAAGGAAACCAAAGCAAGCAAGGTCTCTAAAGAACCTGCCGAACCCCCGGCCTCCAAAGAACCTGCCGAACCTCCGGCCTCCAAAGAACCTGCCGAACCCCCGGCCTCTAAGCAGTCTAAAACCAAAACCACCACCAAAACTCCCAATGGACGGCGGCGTCAGGCTAAAACCGAAAAAAAGCTCCCAGCCGCAAAAGAAACCTCTAAAACAAAAACAATCGCTTCTGCGCCTCCGGCAGAGGAACCCACTCCCACAAAACGTAGAACTCGCGCTAAATCTACTCCAGAGGTCACGACCCCTGCTGCAACCAAAAACCAGCGGGGGACAATCGAATGGCTCACGGTCAAACAGGCATTTGAGAAACTAGGCGGCGATGCCAGCGATCCAGAATCGGTTGTTTCTAGCATCGATGGTGCTCGAAGCGTCAAATTAAATCGGTTCGGGGTACTGAGTTCCGCAGATTATAAAACCTTTGGTTTAGAATTCCGACCCGATCGCCGCAGTCGGCGTTTACCCTGTTTGCGGAAACTCTAA
- the psbA gene encoding photosystem II q(b) protein, which produces MTTTLQQRESANLWDRFCEWVASTENRLYIGWFGVLMIPTLLSATVCYIIAFIAAPPVDIDGIREPVAGSLLYGNNIISGAVVPSSNAIGLHFYPIWEAASLDEWLYNGGPYQLVIFHFLIGIFCYMGREWELSYRLGMRPWICVAYSAPVAAASAVFLIYPIGQGSFSDGMPLGISGTFNFMLVFQAEHNILMHPFHMLGVAGVFGGSLFSAMHGSLVTSSLVRETSETESQNYGYKFGQEEETYNIVAAHGYFGRLIFQYASFNNSRSLHFFLAAWPVVGIWFTALGVSTMAFNLNGFNFNQSIIDSTGRVVNTWADVINRANLGMEVMHERNAHNFPLDLAAGEATPVALTAPAING; this is translated from the coding sequence ATGACCACCACTTTACAGCAGCGCGAAAGCGCTAATCTGTGGGACCGCTTCTGCGAATGGGTCGCTTCTACCGAAAACCGCCTCTATATCGGCTGGTTCGGCGTGTTGATGATCCCCACCCTCTTAAGCGCTACCGTCTGCTACATCATCGCCTTCATCGCTGCTCCCCCCGTGGACATCGATGGTATCCGCGAACCTGTTGCCGGTTCTTTACTGTACGGAAACAACATCATCTCTGGTGCAGTTGTTCCTTCCTCTAACGCGATCGGCTTGCACTTCTACCCGATATGGGAAGCAGCCAGCTTGGATGAGTGGCTCTACAATGGTGGCCCTTACCAGCTCGTGATTTTCCACTTCCTCATCGGCATCTTCTGCTACATGGGTCGTGAGTGGGAATTGTCTTACCGCTTAGGTATGCGTCCTTGGATCTGCGTTGCTTACTCTGCACCTGTTGCAGCAGCTTCTGCAGTGTTCTTGATCTACCCGATCGGCCAAGGTTCTTTCTCTGATGGTATGCCTTTGGGTATCTCTGGAACCTTCAACTTCATGTTGGTGTTCCAAGCTGAGCACAACATCCTGATGCACCCCTTCCATATGTTAGGTGTGGCCGGTGTGTTCGGTGGTTCCTTGTTCAGTGCCATGCACGGATCTCTCGTTACCAGTTCTTTGGTTCGTGAAACCTCTGAAACCGAATCTCAAAACTACGGTTACAAATTCGGTCAAGAAGAAGAAACCTACAACATTGTTGCCGCTCACGGTTACTTTGGTCGTCTGATTTTCCAATATGCTTCCTTCAACAACAGCCGTTCTTTGCACTTCTTCTTAGCTGCTTGGCCGGTTGTGGGTATCTGGTTCACCGCTTTGGGTGTGTCCACGATGGCCTTTAACTTGAACGGATTTAACTTCAACCAGTCCATCATTGACTCCACGGGTCGTGTTGTGAATACCTGGGCTGATGTGATTAACCGGGCTAACCTGGGTATGGAAGTGATGCACGAGCGTAATGCTCACAACTTCCCCCTTGATTTGGCTGCTGGTGAAGCGACTCCGGTTGCTTTGACTGCTCCTGCTATCAATGGTTAA